GGTGGGTTTACGGACACCGGACGCGGCGGGCGAGCCACGTCGCTGGCGACGCTCCGGCTTGGCCTGGCTCGGCTGGGCCGGTGGTTTTACCCTCCTGCTCTTCGCCTGGCGATGGCCCCTGCTGCTGGACTCATTCCCACTGAATCCCGATGAGGCCGGCTTTGTCGCCAGCGCTATGAAGGTGCTGCACGACCCGGTGTTCTTCCGTTCGATCGACAACACCACCTCCGGTCCACTTGCCTCCCTGCCGCTCGCGCTGGCTTTCGCGCTCGGGCTCCCGGCCGATTACTTCACCGCGCGCTTCGTGGCGATTCTGCTGGTGGCGGGAGCATTGGCGTTCAGCACCCAAGCCATGCGACGCCTGGCGGGACCGCGCGCCACCGTCATCGGCCTACTGCCGGCTTGGCTGCTGTTCACCCTCGGGCAGGACTGGGACTTCACTCACTACAGCTCTGAAGTCCTTCCGCTGTTCCTGATGGGCTTGGTGGTCTGGGGTGTGGTGCGCGCAGCCGACCGCGGCTTTGGCGGGATGATTTGGGGCGTTGCCGGGTTCAGCCTGGGTTGCCTGCCCTGGGCCAAATTGCAATCGGCCCCCATCGCCCTCACGCTCGGCCTGTGGGCCACCGGATGGACCTTGTTTCGCCCCGATCGCTCCTGGACCCAACGCGGCCGCAGCGTCGGCCTTCTGGCTCTCGCCACGATCGCCCCGACCGCCCTGCTGCTCGCCGGTTATGCGCTCTCGGGCGAGCTGAACAACTGGTGGCAGGCCTACGTGCTCAACAACATCATCTACGCCGGCGGCATCCCGGGCGACACCGGGGTGGAGAACATCCTCAAGAGCGCATCCTACACCTATAACCTGCATAGCTTTCTCTTCGTCAGCGTCGCCTTGGTTTCCATCGGACTGAGCTGGACCCGCCATCCCCATCGCCAACCCGGCTTCTGGCTGGGCGCGCTCACCACGGTCTCTTCGGCCTATGCCATCATGGTGCCCGGTCGCGGATTTCAGCACTACGCGCTGTTTTTTATCCTGCCCACCGCCTGGTTGAGCTGCGCCCTGCTCGGCCATTGGCTGGACCGCTCCACGGCACCGCGCCGCAACGCCCTCGCCCTGCTCAGCTTGGTCTGCGTCGTGGCCGCCCTGCCCATTATCACCCGCGCCTCCCACCTGTATCCGCCCGAGTTGGGCCAGGCGTTGAACAACTGGCGCTTCCCCCACACGCAAATCGCGGAGGTCCTCCGCCACCTGCGCCAACCCCAGGACACGCTCTCGGTCTGGGGCTGGGATCCCAACCTCTACGTGCAATCCGGCCTGCCGCCCGCCACGCGTGACGTGCACACGGAGAGGCACATCAACAAGCACCCCATGCGCGAGGGCTTCTACTTGGCGCTCTACCTGCAGGAACTGCAGCGCTACCAACCGGCCTTCTTTGTCGACGCGGTCGGGGCCAACGCCTTCCAGTTCAGCAACCGGCGCGAAGAGGGGCATGAGACCGTGCCCATCGTGCGCGACTACATCGCGGCAAACTACACCTATGTCGGCGATTTTTCACCCTGGCGCCTCTACCTGCGCAAGGACCGCGCCGCCGATCGCAGCGCCGTGCTGGATGCCCTGGCCTACTCGGTGCGGCGTCTCCCGCCCCTAGCCGATCAGCCCCGACCCGAGGTGCAGATCGGCCTCCTCCCGAACGTCCCGCGCCGCAACGTCGAGGGCAAGGAGGTGAGCATCATGGAACCGCCTCTCTCCATCGACCTGTTCCTGCAAGGCAACGAACAGAGTGTAATCTTCGAATACGGCTACGACCCGCGGGCCTACGAACGCGACGACCAGGGTGATGGCTCCACCTTCGTGCTCTCGATCCGCTACCCCGACGGTTTCGTCCGGGAATTCTGGCGACACCACCTGGACCCCTCCCACCTGCCGCGCCATCGGGGACGGCAGGAATCGGAGGTGCCATTGCCGCTGATTCCCTCCGGTTGCCATCTGGTTGTGCAAACCACCCGCGGCCCCTACGGCGACGGGGCGTGGGACTGGCCTTGGGTGGCCAATTTCCGCTTCCGGCGCGGGCCACTGATCAGCGCCGAGTTTATCGATTTTTCCCAGCGCTGACTAAGTAACGGCGACCGCGAGCGCGGTCGCCGTCCGTTGGAATTACTTCAGACCCGCCGCGGCGGCGATGTCGTCCCAGGCGTAGAACTGGAAGGTCTTGTCCGTCGACATGGCCACAAACAACCCACCGGGATAACCCGGCAAAGCGACCGCCGTCACGTCACTGCCGTCGCTCTCATCGGTGCTCAAGGTCACCGCCGTGACAAACTGGTGATCATACGGATCGCTCGCCGTGCCTTCGCGGGTGAAGATGCGGAAGGTATTGGCCTGCTGGTCGGACACCAGGATGTAGCCGGTGCCGGGACCGGTCGGATAAATCGAGATGCCTTCGTGGTCGCGGGCAAAACCGGTGAGGCCGAACTCCGCGAGCTGGTCCTCCGCGTCCTCCGCCAGCGGATCGGCGGCGTATTGGCGAATCCCATACGTCTCGTCGGAATAGTAGATGAAGCCCAGCTCGTTATCGACCGCGATGGCCTCCACCTCCTTGCGCCCGCTCCACTCACCGAAGGCCCGGGTGAAGAGGCCGCGCAGCACGCCGGTTCCGTCGTCGACCAACCGATACTGATGCAGGTAACCGGCCGTCGGCGCGCCAAAGTCCGAGCGACTGACCACCGCAAAAAGCGCCCCATCGGTCGGGCGGGTGTAGAGCGCGATGCCCATCGGGTCGCGGGCGCGCTCGCCCTCAAACACCGGAATGCCGCCACCGTCGACCGGCGCCATGTCAGGCAGTCGATAGACGCGCAGACGGTGCGCCAGGCGTTCGGTCACGACCGCAACGTCGATCTTTTCGCCCCCGACCATCACGCCGTAGGCGATGTCGACATTGTTGGGCCGGGCGAGCCCGCGCACCGAGAGGTCCTTGCGCTCGACACCGTCGAGGCCGAAGACCAGCAGAGCACCGTCCGCCTTCTTGTCGGTGCCGACGACGAGGCTTTGCGCCGGATCGGTCGGATGCACCCAGATGGCAGGATCATCAGTGTCGTGTTTGGCAAACGTGGAAACCACGCGCGGCGCCACCGGCGTCGCAGCTGTAACCAGCGAGGTGATACCGACAAAAACAGCGGCACCAAAGAAGAGAGCATTACGAAGAGATGCAGACATAAGAGAAAAGGGGCGGCGGGTGGGCCACGGACGCAGACAAGGGGTGGCACCCTGCGGTGCCGCCCCGTCTACGATACACAACTATGGACTAACTACAGACCGAAGCGGTCAAAGGTTCAGAGGCTCCAGCGCACGCCGAAGTTGGCGGTCCAGTCGTATTCTTCCCACTGGCCGAGGCGATCGCCGCCGCCGTTGGGCGACTTGAAGAACACGCGGAAGGGTTCGTTGGTGATGTTGGCCCACTCGCCAAAGATTTCCCAATTGTGGTTCACGCGGTAACGCACGGTGAGGTCGAGCTGGGTGGCATCGTCAACCCAGACATCCTCGTAGATGTCGCCGCCGAACTCCTCGTCTTCACGCAGACGCTCGCTGCGGTGATTGAGCGCGAGGCGGGCGAAGAAGCCCTTGCGCTCGTAGGTCAGCGCCAGGTTGCCGACGAGGTCGGAGTTGCCGATGAAGTCCAGGGTCTCGCCCGGGCGGGTCGGGTAGGTCGCCTCAGAGTCGGCAAAGGTGACGTTGGCCATCACGCCAAAACCGTCGAACGGCGCCGCCAGCATCGTGAGCTGCTGCTGGTAAGCGAGCTCGAGACCGCGAATCTCGCCGGAGCTACCGTTGGCAAAGGTGGTGAGTTCGTAGTCCGGCAACGGGGCATAACCGCCGTCGACTTCATACTCGTAGGAGAAGTTTTTGATGTCCTTGTAGAACACGCTGGCCGACATCACGCCGAGCGACGGCAGGTAGTATTCCACCGAGGCATCCCAGTTGGTCGACTCGAGGGCCTCGAGGGCCGGGTTGCCGAGGAACACTTCCTCGTCATCGTGATTGATCGCGATGCGAGCCGCGCTGCTGCCAAAGGAAGGACGCGAGAGCGAATTGGAGAAGGAGGCACGCAGCACAATGCTGTCACTCAGATCGTGGCGGAGGTAAACGCCCGGCAGCCAGTTGGTGTAGCTGCGGGAGAAACGCTCGTTGCCGAGAACGACCTCGTTCTCGAGATCAACCTGCTTGCCGGTCGAGTCGAACTTCGTGCGCTCCACGCGGACACCGGCCGTATAGGTGGTGCGACCGATCGTGGTGCTGCCCATCACGTAACCCGCGAGCACGTCCTCATTGGACACCCAGTCGTCGAGCTCACTGTCTTCAAAAACACGCTCGGCGTCAAAAGAGGACAGGTTGGGGAAGAACGCTTCAGCCGCCGCCGCACGATCAATGCGGGGGACATCAAAACCAAACGGGTAATCACCGATTTCGCCCGCCAAGTTGGCGAAGCTGAAGGAATCCGGGCCGTCGGAATATTCAAACACCTCGACTTCGGAGGTCTTCTCTTTGCTGCGGAAAGCGCCACCAAACTTCACGAAAGACGGCGCGTCGCCGCCAAAGTCGTAACGGGCATTGAGCAAGGCATCGAACTCGGTCTCGTCACCAGCATCGCTGGTGAACTCCACGCGCTGCAGCTCGTAGGAAGCAGGGTTCTCAATCGAGGCGCCGGCGAGCTGGCTGATCCTCAGATCGTAAGCATTGCTGAAATCATAGGTGAACACTCCGTCACGGGTGTTGCGGCGGAAACGGTATTGCGTCTCGTCCGGGCTCTCTTCGTGGCCCTTCGAGTAACCAAGTTTGCCGTCGATCGTCCAAGCGCTGTTGCGAAAATCGAACCCGGCGGAAACCGCCTGCAGGTCCTGATCCTTCACGCGGTCGCGCAGGTCGCGACGGAAGCGGCGCAGGTCTTCGATCGTGGCGGAATTGGCGTCGAGCGCCACGAGGTCACCCTCGGTGAAATCGATCACCGTGCGATAGCGCTGCTCGGTGTCCTTGAAACGGTTGTAGTTGCCGCGCACATACCAATCGAGGTTCTCATTCGGACGCCCCTCGATCGCGGCGGAGACGCCGTAACGCTCACGCTCGATGACGTAGTCGCGATAGTTCATCGCTTCGAGGAAGTAGTAGTCATTGCCGTCGGTCGGGGACTCCTCTTCGCTCCAGCCATCGTTCTCGTAGTTGTAGGAGCCGAACTTGCGCACCTGCCAGGTCGGGGCGATGAGCAGGCCGAGTTTGCCGTCTTCCGTGACGGTGGAGAACTTGCCGTTGAACTTGTAGCCGGTCTTGCCGGAGAGCGCGGAGTAGATGCCCTGCGCCTTGAACGAAGCATGCATGCCGTCGTGATCGAAGGCGCTCTTGGACTTGATGTTCACCGTGCCACCGATGCCTTCACCATCCATGTCGGGGGTCGGGACCTTGGTCACCTCGACGCTGTCCATCGCGTCGGCCGGGATGACGTCGAGCGCGATGCCGCGGTCGCCTTCCTCCGGGCTGGCGAGTTTCACGCCGTCGAGCTGCACGTTGTTGAGCGCGTAGTTGATGCCGCGCACCACGATGTAACGCCCTTCGCCTTGGTCACGGTAGAGCGACAGGCCCGGCACGCGCTGCAGCGCCTCGGCGGCGTTTTGATCGGGGAAACTGCCGATGGCGTCGGAGGCCACGATGTTGCTCAGCGTATCCGCCGCACGCTGGGCGTTGATCGCACGGGCCGTGCCGACCACGGCGCCTTGGATGACCATCGCTTCCATCTCGAGCACCTCGAACGCGGCATCGAGGCGAGTCACGCCCGTGGAGCTCACCTCCACGGCGGACTCCATTTCATCATAGCCCACGTAGGAGAAGCGCAGCGTCTGGCTGCCTGCTTCAACGTTGGGCACGGTGTAACGGCCATCCGAGCCGGTAAAGGTGGTGGCGGCGGTGCCCGCCACTTGGACGCGCACGCCCTCGAGGGCGAGGCCAGTGTTGGCGTCGATCACGCGACCGCTCACGGTGCCCAAGGCTTGGGCCAGCAGCGTCGCGGCAGAACCGAGAGCAAGAAGAAGGGTGCAGAGAATGCGTTTCATAGGGCGCAGGTGTAAGGTGGCCTCTCGGTTCACCTCCCTGCCCGCTCCGGTCAATCGACCACACCGCCCGTCACCAGAACTTCACCCTCCCGCCAGCCTGCCGTAACCTACGTGTCG
This portion of the Actomonas aquatica genome encodes:
- a CDS encoding phytase — translated: MSASLRNALFFGAAVFVGITSLVTAATPVAPRVVSTFAKHDTDDPAIWVHPTDPAQSLVVGTDKKADGALLVFGLDGVERKDLSVRGLARPNNVDIAYGVMVGGEKIDVAVVTERLAHRLRVYRLPDMAPVDGGGIPVFEGERARDPMGIALYTRPTDGALFAVVSRSDFGAPTAGYLHQYRLVDDGTGVLRGLFTRAFGEWSGRKEVEAIAVDNELGFIYYSDETYGIRQYAADPLAEDAEDQLAEFGLTGFARDHEGISIYPTGPGTGYILVSDQQANTFRIFTREGTASDPYDHQFVTAVTLSTDESDGSDVTAVALPGYPGGLFVAMSTDKTFQFYAWDDIAAAAGLK
- a CDS encoding TonB-dependent receptor, translated to MKRILCTLLLALGSAATLLAQALGTVSGRVIDANTGLALEGVRVQVAGTAATTFTGSDGRYTVPNVEAGSQTLRFSYVGYDEMESAVEVSSTGVTRLDAAFEVLEMEAMVIQGAVVGTARAINAQRAADTLSNIVASDAIGSFPDQNAAEALQRVPGLSLYRDQGEGRYIVVRGINYALNNVQLDGVKLASPEEGDRGIALDVIPADAMDSVEVTKVPTPDMDGEGIGGTVNIKSKSAFDHDGMHASFKAQGIYSALSGKTGYKFNGKFSTVTEDGKLGLLIAPTWQVRKFGSYNYENDGWSEEESPTDGNDYYFLEAMNYRDYVIERERYGVSAAIEGRPNENLDWYVRGNYNRFKDTEQRYRTVIDFTEGDLVALDANSATIEDLRRFRRDLRDRVKDQDLQAVSAGFDFRNSAWTIDGKLGYSKGHEESPDETQYRFRRNTRDGVFTYDFSNAYDLRISQLAGASIENPASYELQRVEFTSDAGDETEFDALLNARYDFGGDAPSFVKFGGAFRSKEKTSEVEVFEYSDGPDSFSFANLAGEIGDYPFGFDVPRIDRAAAAEAFFPNLSSFDAERVFEDSELDDWVSNEDVLAGYVMGSTTIGRTTYTAGVRVERTKFDSTGKQVDLENEVVLGNERFSRSYTNWLPGVYLRHDLSDSIVLRASFSNSLSRPSFGSSAARIAINHDDEEVFLGNPALEALESTNWDASVEYYLPSLGVMSASVFYKDIKNFSYEYEVDGGYAPLPDYELTTFANGSSGEIRGLELAYQQQLTMLAAPFDGFGVMANVTFADSEATYPTRPGETLDFIGNSDLVGNLALTYERKGFFARLALNHRSERLREDEEFGGDIYEDVWVDDATQLDLTVRYRVNHNWEIFGEWANITNEPFRVFFKSPNGGGDRLGQWEEYDWTANFGVRWSL